A portion of the Leptospira broomii serovar Hurstbridge str. 5399 genome contains these proteins:
- the leuC gene encoding 3-isopropylmalate dehydratase large subunit, with translation MKTMFEKIWEDHLVGELDGDSYLIYIDRHLIHEVTSPQAFEGLRLTGRKVRRPNATFATMDHNVSTRIRNIDSADPVSATQMRTLMKNCEENGITLYDINHPDQGIIHVIAPEMGLTHPGMTIVCGDSHTSTHGAFGALAFGIGTSEVEHVLATQTLLQRRAKTMEIRVDGKLSPHVTAKDIILAVIGKIGTGGATGYVIEYRGSAISALSMEARMTICNMSIEAGARAGLIAPDEITFNYLKDKDFSPKGKEWDLALQRWKRYVTDEGAKFDVSVVLKADDIAPQVTWGTSPGQVVPVTGVVPNPKDASDPIEKVSIESALKYMDLLPGQKIQDVTVNKVFIGSCTNSRIEDLRIAASTVKGKKVSPKVQAIVVPGSGRVKRQAEQEGLDKVFVEAGFEWRQPGCSMCLAMNDDVLDPGDRCASTSNRNFEGRQGKGGRTHLVGPAMAAAAAIEGRFVDIRTWN, from the coding sequence ATGAAAACGATGTTTGAAAAAATCTGGGAAGACCACTTAGTCGGCGAATTAGATGGGGACTCTTATCTGATCTATATCGATCGACATTTAATTCACGAGGTTACCAGCCCTCAAGCATTTGAAGGACTTCGCCTGACCGGTAGAAAGGTTCGGCGTCCGAATGCCACTTTCGCAACCATGGATCATAATGTATCCACGCGGATCCGTAATATAGATTCGGCAGATCCGGTTTCCGCGACTCAAATGCGGACTTTAATGAAAAACTGCGAAGAGAACGGAATCACACTTTACGATATCAATCATCCGGACCAAGGCATCATTCATGTAATCGCACCTGAAATGGGGCTTACGCATCCAGGAATGACCATCGTTTGCGGAGATTCGCATACATCGACGCATGGTGCGTTCGGAGCACTTGCCTTTGGAATCGGAACATCGGAAGTGGAGCATGTCTTGGCGACGCAGACTCTTTTGCAACGTCGTGCAAAGACTATGGAGATTCGAGTGGATGGAAAACTTTCTCCACATGTAACCGCCAAAGACATAATCCTTGCCGTCATCGGAAAAATTGGAACCGGCGGAGCGACAGGGTATGTGATCGAATATCGCGGTTCGGCAATTTCCGCGCTTAGCATGGAAGCAAGAATGACGATTTGCAATATGTCGATCGAGGCCGGAGCCCGTGCCGGTCTAATTGCTCCCGACGAAATTACCTTTAATTATTTAAAGGACAAAGACTTCTCACCTAAAGGGAAAGAGTGGGATCTCGCTCTACAGCGTTGGAAGAGATACGTAACCGATGAAGGCGCAAAGTTCGACGTGTCCGTTGTCTTAAAGGCGGACGATATCGCTCCGCAAGTTACTTGGGGAACTTCACCCGGACAAGTGGTTCCCGTTACGGGGGTTGTCCCGAATCCGAAGGACGCCTCGGACCCTATTGAAAAAGTCAGCATCGAATCCGCCTTGAAATATATGGACTTACTTCCCGGTCAGAAGATACAAGACGTCACCGTAAACAAGGTCTTTATCGGTTCATGCACAAATTCTAGGATTGAAGATCTACGGATTGCCGCAAGTACTGTAAAAGGAAAAAAAGTCTCTCCGAAAGTCCAGGCCATAGTGGTTCCGGGTTCGGGAAGAGTGAAGCGTCAAGCGGAGCAAGAGGGTCTGGATAAGGTTTTTGTGGAAGCAGGCTTCGAATGGAGACAACCAGGGTGCTCGATGTGTTTAGCAATGAACGACGACGTATTGGATCCGGGTGATCGCTGTGCTTCTACCTCGAATCGAAATTTCGAGGGCCGGCAAGGGAAGGGGGGGCGAACTCATCTAGTCGGACCTGCAATGGCCGCCGCCGCCGCTATCGAAGGCCGTTTTGTTGATATTCGCACTTGGAATTAG